The following proteins come from a genomic window of Gordonia westfalica:
- a CDS encoding ABC transporter permease: MTVDISVDPGIVDPGAVDSRRATTTAGGGSAGTKGSAAGALWSRISEWAWIGRAAGRGIVNFLIFVIVAFFLVQLIPGDPLVSASGGRLSGAALEQAREAYGLNGSLASQFWAYLTSLFSLDLGSSIATGRPVVEDMATRVPATLELIGAGLFFACLISLPMSYLIVTRPTNRFSKVLRSYASSAGAIPEYVVGILFLFVFFATLAWVPAPSGRLDPILMPPAEVTGFPVLDAFIAGDTAAANSYIAHLILPVAVMTVSHSAILVKSLVLALDTEIDSSATRFRIASGAPRRVVILSIYRRALPSAVAMLGMIFGLLLGGAVVLESLFGLGGLGQYAVDAVRSSDVFALRSFLVVIAALCLIVCFLTEVATGLLDPRRRDSRNQEV, encoded by the coding sequence GTGACCGTCGATATCAGCGTCGACCCGGGCATCGTCGACCCGGGCGCTGTCGATTCACGACGCGCGACGACAACCGCCGGTGGCGGCAGTGCCGGGACGAAGGGGTCCGCAGCCGGGGCGTTGTGGTCGCGTATTTCCGAATGGGCCTGGATCGGGCGTGCGGCGGGTCGGGGAATCGTCAACTTCCTGATCTTCGTGATCGTCGCATTCTTCCTCGTCCAACTGATCCCCGGCGATCCGCTGGTGTCGGCATCAGGTGGTCGACTGTCCGGTGCTGCGCTCGAACAGGCTCGAGAGGCATACGGCCTCAACGGTTCTCTGGCTTCACAGTTCTGGGCGTATCTGACCTCGTTGTTCAGTCTCGATCTCGGCAGCTCGATCGCCACCGGCCGCCCGGTCGTCGAGGACATGGCCACCCGGGTGCCCGCGACCTTGGAACTCATCGGTGCCGGACTGTTCTTCGCCTGTCTGATCAGCCTGCCGATGTCCTACCTGATCGTGACCCGACCGACCAATCGGTTCTCCAAAGTGCTTCGCTCCTACGCGAGTTCGGCAGGCGCGATCCCCGAGTACGTCGTCGGCATCCTGTTCCTGTTCGTCTTCTTCGCCACCTTGGCCTGGGTCCCGGCCCCGTCCGGACGACTCGACCCGATTCTCATGCCGCCGGCGGAGGTCACCGGATTCCCGGTCCTCGACGCCTTCATCGCGGGAGACACCGCTGCGGCCAACTCCTACATCGCGCACCTGATCCTGCCGGTGGCGGTGATGACCGTGTCGCACTCGGCGATCCTGGTGAAGTCGTTGGTGCTGGCACTCGACACCGAGATCGACAGCTCGGCAACGCGTTTCCGGATCGCCTCGGGCGCTCCGCGACGGGTGGTGATCCTGAGCATCTACCGCAGGGCACTGCCTTCGGCGGTCGCGATGCTCGGCATGATCTTCGGCCTGCTCCTCGGCGGCGCGGTCGTCCTCGAATCACTGTTCGGTCTCGGCGGTCTGGGTCAGTACGCGGTCGACGCGGTCCGCTCGTCGGATGTGTTCGCCCTCCGGTCATTCCTGGTCGTCATCGCCGCCCTGTGTCTGATCGTCTGCTTCCTCACCGAGGTGGCCACCGGTCTTCTCGATCCCCGTCGCCGCGACTCGCGAAACCAGGAGGTCTGA
- a CDS encoding GntR family transcriptional regulator, whose protein sequence is MTTPPPFHPRSRGGSARGRQVSSRRVRDLILASIRNGTIDIDAQLVEEDLMIMFNSSRGSVRAALNELSETGVVIRRPRVGTRVNRRDLGVALDDISATGGELVHIQVTDQCIVPTFPLIRERLQIDDDVVRLVENSFIANDEIIGMRSAYFSPRFNADPNDLRDKPMSMARTLAEFFGVAPGGASVSIGAERADERTARLLDVRPGETLLSREILYTTADGTPVEIVFDRFRADRIRFESQIDNSDVTWCAEPEQAPAPEESLCTNEISQESDPEGPVRLAQPG, encoded by the coding sequence ATGACGACACCACCCCCGTTCCACCCCCGCTCGCGCGGCGGCTCCGCGCGTGGGCGTCAGGTGTCCTCCCGGCGCGTCCGAGACCTCATCCTCGCCTCGATTCGCAACGGCACCATCGACATCGACGCGCAACTGGTCGAAGAAGACCTCATGATCATGTTCAACTCGAGCCGCGGCTCGGTGCGCGCTGCCCTGAACGAGCTGAGTGAGACCGGCGTCGTCATCCGCCGGCCTCGTGTCGGTACGCGAGTCAATCGCCGGGATCTCGGTGTCGCACTGGACGATATCTCCGCGACCGGCGGCGAGTTGGTTCACATCCAGGTGACCGACCAGTGCATCGTGCCGACCTTCCCGCTCATCCGCGAACGTCTACAGATCGACGACGACGTCGTCCGTCTCGTCGAGAACTCCTTCATCGCGAACGACGAGATCATCGGGATGCGCAGCGCCTATTTCTCTCCGCGTTTCAACGCCGACCCGAATGACCTTCGGGACAAGCCGATGTCGATGGCACGGACACTCGCCGAGTTCTTCGGGGTCGCACCGGGCGGCGCCTCGGTCTCCATCGGCGCCGAACGTGCCGACGAGAGAACCGCCCGCCTGCTCGACGTCCGTCCCGGCGAGACGCTGCTCTCGCGCGAGATCCTCTACACCACCGCCGACGGCACGCCGGTGGAGATCGTCTTCGACCGCTTCCGGGCGGACCGAATCCGCTTCGAATCACAGATCGACAACTCCGACGTGACGTGGTGCGCCGAGCCGGAACAGGCTCCTGCGCCGGAAGAATCGTTGTGCACCAATGAGATTTCGCAGGAGTCGGACCCGGAAGGACCGGTTCGCCTCGCGCAACCTGGGTGA
- a CDS encoding ABC transporter permease, whose product MVMAPLSTMTECPDTLRSSGKTAGLRDYTALIPFALLLLLAVFGPMLAPQSATEVVGTPSTAPSGDHWFGTDSNGFDVLSRTLTAFRLDILIAIGVTVLATAVGIAIGSIAGMYGSKGGLLGAIAATLGRTIDLVQAMPVMIGGLVIVSFFGRNPVVIALALALVLMPFQGRLMRTEVLRTRNDGFVTAARMSGESEFRILMRHVIPNSCAPVLENASAIFGMGIIFCAGLGFLGVGIPLPTAEWGNMLADGAADAAVGRWWPALFPVLALAYSVWAASRVTTFISRRRGI is encoded by the coding sequence ATGGTCATGGCACCCCTTTCCACGATGACGGAATGCCCCGATACGCTGCGGAGTTCCGGCAAGACGGCCGGGCTTCGCGACTACACGGCTCTCATCCCGTTCGCTCTCCTGCTGCTTCTCGCGGTGTTCGGGCCGATGCTGGCGCCGCAGTCGGCCACCGAGGTGGTCGGCACCCCGTCGACCGCGCCGTCGGGCGACCACTGGTTCGGCACCGACTCCAACGGATTCGACGTGCTCTCCAGGACACTCACCGCGTTCCGTCTCGACATCCTCATCGCCATCGGCGTGACGGTCCTCGCTACGGCCGTGGGCATCGCCATCGGATCGATCGCCGGCATGTACGGCTCGAAGGGCGGGCTACTCGGCGCGATCGCGGCGACGCTCGGACGCACCATCGATCTGGTCCAGGCGATGCCGGTGATGATCGGCGGCTTGGTCATCGTCTCCTTCTTCGGCCGCAACCCGGTGGTCATCGCATTGGCACTCGCGTTGGTGCTCATGCCATTCCAGGGCAGGCTGATGCGAACCGAGGTGCTGCGGACGCGGAACGACGGCTTCGTGACCGCTGCGCGGATGAGTGGCGAATCGGAGTTCCGCATCCTGATGCGCCACGTGATCCCGAACTCGTGTGCTCCGGTCCTGGAGAACGCGTCGGCGATCTTCGGAATGGGGATCATCTTCTGCGCCGGCCTCGGCTTCCTCGGCGTCGGTATCCCGCTGCCGACGGCGGAATGGGGCAACATGCTCGCCGACGGAGCGGCGGACGCCGCGGTCGGACGCTGGTGGCCCGCCCTGTTCCCGGTGCTGGCCCTCGCCTACTCGGTGTGGGCGGCTTCCCGGGTCACCACCTTCATCTCACGCCGTCGCGGCATCTGA
- a CDS encoding NADPH-dependent FMN reductase, whose product MIVSVVAGNPKPASRTLSAASLLASTLTGKEPDHVVDVVDLGAGLLGWGDSAVAAAVETVANSDLVVFGSPTFKATYTGLLKLFLDQFSTSDGLQDVTAIPLMLGAGPAHFMAPDLLLKPVLVELGATVPAAGLYVVDKLYDDAEAFQPWIDRWGSVVLASANVTVSAGDR is encoded by the coding sequence GTGATCGTTTCCGTTGTGGCAGGCAATCCGAAGCCTGCATCGAGAACGCTGTCGGCGGCGAGCCTGCTGGCGTCGACCCTCACCGGCAAGGAGCCCGACCATGTCGTCGACGTGGTCGACCTGGGCGCGGGTCTGCTCGGCTGGGGTGACTCCGCGGTGGCGGCCGCCGTCGAGACCGTCGCCAACAGCGACCTCGTGGTCTTTGGGTCACCAACCTTCAAGGCCACCTACACCGGGCTACTGAAGCTCTTCCTCGACCAGTTCTCGACGAGTGACGGCCTCCAGGACGTCACCGCCATCCCGCTGATGCTGGGTGCCGGCCCCGCGCACTTCATGGCACCCGACCTGCTCCTGAAGCCGGTTCTCGTCGAACTCGGCGCAACCGTTCCGGCGGCCGGCCTCTACGTCGTCGACAAACTCTACGACGATGCAGAGGCGTTCCAGCCCTGGATCGATCGCTGGGGCTCGGTCGTGCTGGCCTCGGCAAACGTCACGGTCTCGGCGGGTGACCGATGA
- a CDS encoding ABC transporter substrate-binding protein gives MKRLSTMVSGTALALAVALTLSACGGGSSNNSAEGGVVIVTAAQPPSFSYETSATGYEAAEFFLNTGATLIRNPYIAGSDGLSAHQELFKFEPVLAKSYEVSPDGKVYTFHLNTEAKSAAGNALDADDVIFSFKRKFEVDTSIVSFVSAPVITSPDQVKKVDDATVTISIADPSHGFTLLSLLANTPYAIYDSEVLTANATADDPYGVEYSKTNADFGFGAYKLSSYTPGQQMVYEANPGYALGEPEVKRVVQRVVADAGQRSNLVKSGDASVATQLRPADQVALRDANAAQIFTVPSNAYVYVPLTTTMAPFDNVEVRRAFSYAVPYDAIMKDVYKGRLGPISSILNDTLPDYNGSGLKSNTTDPAKSLEILRNAGITTPVNFELTVNNAVPDLKETAVQIQTAARAAGFEVTLNEVNSAVFQEGLANKTFQASMGRDYAVVQSPPYVLSLFYTPGSPINWPDFDYAPLNNAVAAGNSSGEPLTPAAWGKWNEAERILQDQMPTVYIGYVQPLNAFANGVEGYVFRTDSVIDYSVLKP, from the coding sequence ATGAAACGTCTGTCCACCATGGTGAGCGGAACCGCGCTCGCCCTCGCCGTCGCACTCACACTCAGTGCGTGCGGTGGCGGGTCGTCGAACAATTCCGCCGAGGGCGGCGTGGTCATCGTGACCGCGGCCCAGCCCCCGAGCTTCAGCTACGAGACGAGCGCAACCGGTTACGAGGCCGCGGAGTTCTTCCTGAACACCGGCGCCACACTCATCCGCAACCCGTACATCGCGGGATCGGACGGGCTCTCGGCACACCAGGAACTCTTCAAGTTCGAGCCGGTGCTGGCCAAGAGCTATGAGGTGAGCCCCGATGGCAAGGTCTACACCTTCCACCTCAACACCGAGGCCAAGAGCGCCGCGGGTAACGCCCTCGACGCCGACGACGTGATCTTTTCGTTCAAGCGCAAGTTCGAGGTCGACACCAGCATCGTGTCGTTCGTCAGTGCCCCGGTGATCACCTCGCCCGACCAGGTCAAGAAGGTCGACGACGCCACCGTCACCATCTCCATCGCCGATCCTTCGCACGGCTTCACGCTGCTGTCGCTGCTGGCCAACACCCCGTACGCCATCTATGACTCCGAGGTGCTGACGGCGAACGCCACCGCGGACGACCCGTACGGTGTCGAGTACTCGAAGACCAACGCGGACTTCGGCTTCGGGGCATACAAGCTGAGCAGCTACACCCCCGGCCAGCAGATGGTCTACGAGGCCAACCCCGGGTACGCCCTCGGTGAGCCCGAGGTCAAGCGCGTCGTCCAGCGCGTCGTCGCCGACGCCGGCCAGCGGTCGAACCTCGTCAAGAGCGGCGATGCATCTGTCGCCACCCAGCTGCGTCCTGCAGACCAGGTCGCCCTGCGCGATGCGAACGCCGCCCAGATCTTCACCGTGCCGAGCAACGCCTATGTCTACGTGCCGCTGACCACCACCATGGCTCCGTTCGACAACGTCGAGGTCCGCCGCGCGTTCTCCTACGCAGTCCCGTACGACGCGATCATGAAAGACGTCTACAAGGGCCGGCTGGGTCCGATCTCGTCGATCCTCAACGACACGCTTCCCGACTACAACGGCAGCGGACTGAAGAGCAACACCACCGATCCGGCGAAGTCGCTGGAGATCCTGCGCAACGCCGGAATCACCACACCCGTCAACTTCGAGCTGACCGTCAACAACGCCGTCCCGGACCTCAAGGAGACCGCGGTTCAGATCCAGACCGCGGCTCGTGCAGCCGGATTCGAGGTCACGCTCAACGAGGTGAACTCGGCCGTGTTCCAGGAGGGGCTCGCCAACAAGACCTTCCAGGCGTCGATGGGCCGTGACTACGCGGTTGTGCAGTCCCCGCCCTACGTGCTGTCGCTGTTCTACACCCCGGGTTCTCCCATCAACTGGCCGGACTTCGACTACGCGCCGCTGAACAATGCGGTCGCAGCGGGCAATTCCTCCGGCGAGCCGCTCACCCCGGCCGCATGGGGCAAGTGGAATGAGGCCGAGCGAATCCTGCAGGACCAGATGCCGACCGTGTACATCGGCTATGTGCAGCCGCTCAACGCATTTGCCAACGGTGTCGAGGGCTACGTCTTCCGCACCGACAGCGTGATCGACTACTCGGTGCTGAAGCCATGA
- a CDS encoding ABC transporter ATP-binding protein, whose amino-acid sequence MTALTEDTTAAVGDAESDMTGSNVTSNGPVLEVTDLTIRYGGVEKIHPTSFTIGRRERVAIVGESGSGKSSIANALGGFIPPGVGEVSAATLSLSGRSLLAEKAQQIPARRQGISMIFQDAMSSLDPIWSVGSQLMAVLPKSRYGSRKDRAAAAEACLEQVGIVEPRRVMSSVPGQLSGGMRQRVMMAIALASEPELLIADEPTSALDASLAVSVMELMTSLTLQNGASLVFITHDIALARRFADKVLVMQAGNVVETIAAADLDHATHPYTRGLLECMPTLSSAQLDRLPTLDTVMREETAA is encoded by the coding sequence ATGACCGCGCTGACCGAGGACACCACGGCGGCCGTCGGTGATGCAGAGAGCGACATGACGGGCAGCAACGTCACGAGCAACGGCCCGGTCCTCGAGGTCACCGATCTGACCATCCGTTACGGCGGGGTGGAGAAGATCCACCCGACCTCGTTCACGATCGGGCGGCGCGAGCGGGTCGCGATCGTCGGCGAGTCCGGCTCGGGGAAGTCGAGCATCGCCAACGCACTCGGCGGGTTCATCCCGCCGGGTGTGGGCGAGGTGTCGGCGGCGACGTTGTCGCTGTCGGGCCGCTCGCTGCTGGCAGAGAAGGCTCAGCAGATTCCGGCTCGGCGCCAGGGGATCTCGATGATCTTCCAAGATGCGATGAGCTCACTCGATCCGATCTGGTCGGTGGGCAGCCAACTGATGGCCGTTCTACCGAAGAGCAGGTACGGATCACGGAAAGACCGTGCGGCGGCAGCCGAGGCCTGCCTGGAGCAGGTCGGCATCGTCGAACCCCGTCGGGTGATGTCGTCGGTGCCGGGGCAGCTCTCGGGAGGTATGCGTCAGCGCGTCATGATGGCCATCGCGCTGGCCTCCGAGCCCGAACTGCTCATCGCGGACGAGCCGACGAGCGCCCTCGACGCATCGCTGGCGGTATCGGTGATGGAGCTGATGACCAGCCTGACACTCCAGAACGGGGCGTCGCTGGTCTTCATCACCCACGACATCGCCCTGGCGCGTCGCTTCGCCGACAAGGTTCTGGTCATGCAGGCAGGCAACGTCGTGGAGACCATCGCGGCTGCGGACCTCGATCACGCCACCCACCCGTACACGCGGGGACTGCTGGAATGCATGCCCACGCTGAGTTCCGCTCAGCTGGACCGCCTTCCGACCCTCGACACGGTGATGAGAGAGGAGACCGCAGCATGA